In a single window of the Dreissena polymorpha isolate Duluth1 chromosome 3, UMN_Dpol_1.0, whole genome shotgun sequence genome:
- the LOC127870761 gene encoding solute carrier family 25 member 45-like, which produces MPSDKIIHDYIAGAVGGAAGLIVGHPFDTTKVQQQTQHSGHKYRGTVEAIKHISSFGMVRGFYRGLSWPLLSLGVVNSVFFGVYGHTLKLLESNKSKQKCNYLNIFIAGCVGGTAQIVFVVPADFIKTALQSQIPHDVDGLDKVRRPYFKGPIQCAKVIYQERGCLGFYKGGLAMTYREIPSYGIYCLTYEFLRAKMHEHKVLANTGVVVSLIAGGIAGSCSWASVIPFDVIKNRYQADFTRQYRGFVHCAQMLYREGGVRIFYTGCLVTCLRAFAVNAVTFTVYTHLLKHLELHY; this is translated from the exons ATGCCGTCGGACAAGATCATCCACGATTACATCGCGGGCGCAGTGGGag GAGCTGCCGGTCTTATCGTTGGGCATCCTTTTGACACGACAAAG GTTCAGCAACAGACCCAGCATAGTGGCCACAAGTACAGGGGAACCGTGGAAGCCATCAAACACATCAGCTCGTTCGGAATG GTTCGTGGTTTCTACCGAGGTCTTTCCTGGCCCCTGTTATCGCTAGGAGTTGTCAACTCCGTATTCTTCGGAGTTTACGGACACACGCTTAAGTTACTCGAGTCAAATAAGAGTAAACAGAAGTGCAACTACCTCAACATTTTCATTGCCGGCTGTGTAGGCGGTACGGCGCAGATCGTGTTTGTCGTGCCTGCGGACTTTATCAAGACGGCATTGCAGTCACAAATACCGCATGACGTCGATGGTCTCGATAAAG TGAGAAGACCTTACTTCAAAGGTCCGATACAGTGCGCCAAGGTCATCTACCAAGAACGAGGCTGTCTGGGCTTCTACAAAGGCGGACTGGCAATGACTTACCGAGAGATCCCTTCGTATGGAATCTACTGTCTCACATACGAGTTTTTGAGAGCTAAAATGCACGAGCACAAGGTTCTGGCCAACACTGGCGTCGTTGTAAGTTTGATTGCAGGTGGAATAGCGGGCAGTTGCAGTTGGGCGTCTGTTATTCCGTTTGACGTCATCAAAAACCGATATCAGGCGGACTTTACGAGACAATATAGAGGCTTTGTTCACTGTGCCCAAATGTTGTATAGGGAAGGAGGAGTTAGAATATTCTATACCGGTTGCTTGGTCACGTGTCTTCGAGCGTTTGCGGTGAACGCCGTGACGTTCACTGTCTATACgcatttattgaaacatttgGAATTACACTATTAG